Within the Saccharomonospora amisosensis genome, the region TGTTCGATACGCCGATCATCGTGCAGCCGCAGTCGGGCATGCTCGGCACCGGTGCCGTGGTCAAGCGCCCTGTGGTGCTCACCGACGCCGAGGGCAACGACACCATCGCGATCCGTTCGATGGCGTACCTGCCGCTGACCTACGACCACCGGTTGATCGACGGCGCTGACGCGGGACGGTTCGTGACGACCATCAAGCAGCGCCTCGAGGAAGGCAACTTCGAGGAAGAGCTCGGCCTGTAACCACTGTCCGGCTGTGCGGGGCATCCACCGCTCGGTGAGCGTCCCCGCACAGCCGGTGCCTAGAGTGTGCACATGCGTGTTCTCGTTGCCGGTTCCAGCGGCCTCATCGGCAGCGCTCTGCTCGACCATCTGCGCGGCAGCGGGCACGAGGTGCGTCGACTGGTGCGGAGGATGCCGCGGTTGGCCGACGAGTTTGGGTGGGACCCACCCGCGGGTCGCATCGACGACGGCGCGTTCGACGGTGTGGACGCGGTTGTGAACCTGTGCGGTTCCCCGCTGGCATCCGGCAGGTGGAGCGGGGCCCGCAAGCAGTTGCTCACCGACTCCCGGCTCGAGCCCACCGAGGTACTTGCCGAGGCCGTCGCCGACCACGGGGTGGGCGCACTGCTCAATGCCTCTGGCATCAGCTACTACGGCGACACGGGATCGGCCGAGGTCGACGAGTCGGCGCGTGCGGGTTCAGGTTTCCTCGCCGGGCTGTGCGTCGCGTGGGAGGCGGCCACGACCCCAGCGACGAAAGCGGGCGCCAGGGTGGTCCTGCTTCGCACCGCGCCGGTGCTCTCCTCCCGCGGCGGCATGCTGCGAATGCTGTTGCCGCTGTTTCGGCTGGGTCTCGGCGCGAGGCTGGGCAGCGGTAGCCAGTACCTACCGTGGATCTCCCTGCGTGACCAGGTATCGGCCATCACCTTCCTGCTCGAGCGGGTCGACATCACCGGTGCGGTGAACCTGACCTCGCCGAGCCCGGTGACGAACGCCGAATTCACGCGCGAACTCGCCCGCGCGGTGCACCGGCCCGCACCGTGGTTCGTGCCCGCGCTCGCGTTGAAAGCGGCACTCGGTGAGGCCGCCGAGGAGACCTTGCTGAGCGGACCGAGAGCGGTTCCGGGTGTGCTTCGTGACGGCGGGTTCGACTTCGCCGACCGCGAACTCGACGACGCACTCGCCTTGGCGGTCTGATCGGCGGTGCGCACCGTGACCGCCGTGACCACCGCGCGCTCCAACGTCGTTCTCGGCGCGGTGCTCCTCGCGGTCTTCGTCGCACTCGGCCTCGTGGTGCGCGGGTCGCCTGGCGTGGTAGACGACGCGCTGCGGGAGACGATCGGCGGGCAATGGCAGGGCGCCGTCGGTACCGTCGCCGCCTGGGTGAGCCTGGTGCTGGGCCCGCCGCTTCCGGTGATCACCGGTGTGGCGCTGATCGTGGTCACCGTGCGCCTACGGCAACTCGACGACCCGAGGACGCGGACCCTGCTCCGCGTGTTGATCCTGCTCGTCGCATGCCGGATCACCAGTGTCGTCGCCAAGCCGATCTTCGCGAGAGACCGCCCTCGCACTTACCCCGACGCGTTCAGCTACCCCAGTGGGCACGTGGCCTCCGTCGCGAGCACGGGTTTCGCGCTCGCCGTGCTGTGCGCATGGCTCTACCCGCACCTGGTACGGCTGGTGTCGTGGCTTGCCGTCGTGGCCACCGCCCTCGCGGCCGCCGCGAGGGTGGCGCTGGCCGTGCACTGGCTCACCGACACCGTCGGCGCGGTCCTCGCCGTCGGCGGGGTCGGCCTGCTGGTCGGGGTGGCCCTGAAACTGTTGCCGCCACCTCGCGGCGGCGTAGCCTCAGCATCGTGACCGAGACTGCGAACAGATCATGCCGGGCCGACGTCGAACCCGTCGACGTGCGACAGCTCGGCACGATCGACTACCTCCAGGCATGGGAACTGCAGCGCGGCTACGCCGAGGCACGCGCCGACGGCCGTGGGCCCGACACGATGCTGCTGCTGGAACACCCGTCGGTCTACACCGCGGGCAAGCGCACCCAGCCGCAGGACCGGCCCACCGACGGCTCGGAAGTGATCGATGTCGACCGCGGCGGCCGGATCACCTGGCACGGACCCGGGCAACTCGTCGGCTACCCGATCGTGAAGCTCGCCGACCCGATCGACGTCGTGCACTACGTCCGGCGCATCGAGGAAGCTCTCATCAGCGTGTGCGACGAGTTCGGCGTGCGCACGGGCAGGATCGAGGGCCGCAGTGGCGTGTGGCTGCCGCGCGACGAGCGGGGCGGCGAACGTAAGATCGCCGCCATCGGGATCCGCGTTCAACGCGGGGTCACTATGCATGGCTTCGAGTTGAACTGCGACGCCGACCTCGCGGCCTTCGACAAGATCGTGCCCTGCGGCATCGACGACGCGGGCGTGACGTCGCTTTCGGCCGAGCTCGGTCGTGACGTGTCGGTGGCGGAGGTGCTTCCGGTGGCGTGCAAGGCCGTGTTGGCCGCACTCGACGGCGAACTGCCGGTCAGCGAGGACCGGTGGCTGCCGCGATCGCTACAGCCACCGGAAGCCATCGCCGCACCGAGCTGACGGGCGCGCTTAACTCCTAGTCGAGCTGGGCCATCACCTGTGAGGCGATCAACTCCAGATGGTCAAGGTCGGACAGGTCGAGCACCTGCAAGTACAGCCTTTTGACGCCCGTCGTCTCGGTCCACCGGCCGATGGTGTCGACAGCCTCGGCCGGTGTTCCCGCGACGCCGTTGCGCCTCAGTTCCGAGACGTCCCTTCCGATGGCGTCTGCCCTGCGGGCGAGCTCTGCCTCGTCCCTGCCGACCGCCACCACGAGCGCGGCCGACCGCACCAGCTTTTCGGGATCCCGCCCCAGCGCCGCCGCTGCCGCGTCCACCCGCTCGAACTGCTCGAGCGCGGTGCTGGTGTCGTTGAACGGGATGTTGAACTCGTCGGCGTACCGCGCGGCCAGCTCGGGTGTGCGCTTCCTGCCGGTGCCACCAAGGATCACCGGCGGCCGGGGCCGCTGGGTGGGTTTCGGGAGGGCGGGAGCGTCAACGAGCGTGTAGTGCTTGCCGTTGAAGGAGAACGTGTCACCTTCCGGCGTCTCCCACAAGCCGGTGATGATCTCCAGTTGCTCGGCATAGCGGTCGAAACGCTCGCGAAGCGGCGGCAGCGGGATGCCGTAAGCCTCGTGCTCGGCCGCGTACCAGCCGGACCCCAGACCGAACTCCACCCGGCCACCGGACATCTGGTCCACCTGCGCGACCGAGATCGCCAGCACCGAAGGGTGCCGGAAGGTCGCCGCTGTTACCAGCGTGCCGAGCCGGATACGGGAGGTTTGACTCGCCAGCCCTGCCAGCGTGAGCCAGGCATCGGTCGGGCCGGGCAGGCCCGACACCGACCCCATCTTCAGGAAGTGATCGGATCGGAAGAAGGCGTCGAAGCCCGCTTCCTCGGTCGTCTTGGCGACCCTCAGCAAATCGTCGTAGGTGGCGCCCTGTTGCGGCTCGGTGAAGATCCTCAGTTCCACCCCGGCGAGCCTAGTCCTCGCATCAGCCGCGTGTGCCGGACCTGACTTGGTGCAGCAGCCTCACGATGACCTCCTGCACCTGTGCACCCACCCGCTCCGGCTCCGGCGAGCTGGCGATCTCGGTGGCCGCGCTTGACAGCGCACCGAACAGCAGCCTCGAGGTGATCTCCACCGGCACGTCCACGACGTCGCCCGCGTCGATGAGGTCCTGCAGCCCAGCACGGATCAGGCCGAAGCTGTAGCGGTCCTCGGCCTGCCGCCACCGCTGCCAGCCCATCACCACCGGCGCCTCGTGTATCGCGATGCGCTGGTAGGCCGGGTCGAGGCAACTGTTGACGAACTCGCGCAGGCCTTCCAGCGCGCGTTCCCACGGCGGCTGCGAGCCGCGCAGAATCTTTTCCAGGCGACCTTTCACCTCGGTCTCCACCGCGTCGAACGCGGCTTCGAAAATGGCCTGCTTACCACTGAAGTGGTGATACAGCGCACCTTTCGTCACCCTGGCACGCCTGGCAATCTCGTCGAGTGAGGTGCCGGCGTAGCCACGTTTGGTGAACAGCTCCACGGCACTCCTGACCAGCGCCGACCGGGTGGATTCCGAATAGCTCTCTCGCCTGGACCTCATTGTCGCCACGCTCACAACCTTACGCCCGCGCATCGGCTCCATACCGGTGG harbors:
- a CDS encoding TIGR01777 family oxidoreductase, which encodes MRVLVAGSSGLIGSALLDHLRGSGHEVRRLVRRMPRLADEFGWDPPAGRIDDGAFDGVDAVVNLCGSPLASGRWSGARKQLLTDSRLEPTEVLAEAVADHGVGALLNASGISYYGDTGSAEVDESARAGSGFLAGLCVAWEAATTPATKAGARVVLLRTAPVLSSRGGMLRMLLPLFRLGLGARLGSGSQYLPWISLRDQVSAITFLLERVDITGAVNLTSPSPVTNAEFTRELARAVHRPAPWFVPALALKAALGEAAEETLLSGPRAVPGVLRDGGFDFADRELDDALALAV
- a CDS encoding phosphatase PAP2 family protein, with the translated sequence MTAVTTARSNVVLGAVLLAVFVALGLVVRGSPGVVDDALRETIGGQWQGAVGTVAAWVSLVLGPPLPVITGVALIVVTVRLRQLDDPRTRTLLRVLILLVACRITSVVAKPIFARDRPRTYPDAFSYPSGHVASVASTGFALAVLCAWLYPHLVRLVSWLAVVATALAAAARVALAVHWLTDTVGAVLAVGGVGLLVGVALKLLPPPRGGVASAS
- the lipB gene encoding lipoyl(octanoyl) transferase LipB, which produces MTETANRSCRADVEPVDVRQLGTIDYLQAWELQRGYAEARADGRGPDTMLLLEHPSVYTAGKRTQPQDRPTDGSEVIDVDRGGRITWHGPGQLVGYPIVKLADPIDVVHYVRRIEEALISVCDEFGVRTGRIEGRSGVWLPRDERGGERKIAAIGIRVQRGVTMHGFELNCDADLAAFDKIVPCGIDDAGVTSLSAELGRDVSVAEVLPVACKAVLAALDGELPVSEDRWLPRSLQPPEAIAAPS
- a CDS encoding LLM class F420-dependent oxidoreductase — encoded protein: MELRIFTEPQQGATYDDLLRVAKTTEEAGFDAFFRSDHFLKMGSVSGLPGPTDAWLTLAGLASQTSRIRLGTLVTAATFRHPSVLAISVAQVDQMSGGRVEFGLGSGWYAAEHEAYGIPLPPLRERFDRYAEQLEIITGLWETPEGDTFSFNGKHYTLVDAPALPKPTQRPRPPVILGGTGRKRTPELAARYADEFNIPFNDTSTALEQFERVDAAAAALGRDPEKLVRSAALVVAVGRDEAELARRADAIGRDVSELRRNGVAGTPAEAVDTIGRWTETTGVKRLYLQVLDLSDLDHLELIASQVMAQLD
- a CDS encoding TetR/AcrR family transcriptional regulator; translation: MRSRRESYSESTRSALVRSAVELFTKRGYAGTSLDEIARRARVTKGALYHHFSGKQAIFEAAFDAVETEVKGRLEKILRGSQPPWERALEGLREFVNSCLDPAYQRIAIHEAPVVMGWQRWRQAEDRYSFGLIRAGLQDLIDAGDVVDVPVEITSRLLFGALSSAATEIASSPEPERVGAQVQEVIVRLLHQVRSGTRG